The window GCCAGTTGCGGCCCCGGTGCAGCCAGACGCTGGGCAGTCCGGTTGCGGCGGCCCCGCCGATGTCGGCCTCCGGGCTGTCACCGACCATCCAGGCGCCGCGTAGCCGCATCCGGACGCTCTGCGCCGCCAACGCGAAGATCCTCGGGTTGGGTTTGCTGACCCCGGCCGCCTCCGATATCACCCAGTCGGCCACGTACCGGTCCAGGCCGGTCCGGCGGATCTTCGCCTCCTGCTGGCGGGCCGTCCCGTTGGTGACTATCACCGGCACCCAGCCGGCGTCCCGGGCGATCGCCAACGAACAGGCGACCAGTGGGTCCAGTCGGGTGTGCCGCACGACGCCGTCGTGCAGCTCCTCGACCAGGTCGACCGACGAAGACCGGAGCCGGTACCGCTCCCGGAGCGCGTCGGCAAGATCCCACCGGTC is drawn from Micromonospora sp. Llam0 and contains these coding sequences:
- a CDS encoding HAD family hydrolase yields the protein MPLLLLDLDNTLLDRAGAFRVWGQEFLDSVGAPRDDIDWLVSVDADGLTDRWDLADALRERYRLRSSSVDLVEELHDGVVRHTRLDPLVACSLAIARDAGWVPVIVTNGTARQQEAKIRRTGLDRYVADWVISEAAGVSKPNPRIFALAAQSVRMRLRGAWMVGDSPEADIGGAAATGLPSVWLHRGRNWLDERYAPTREASGVIPAVAAVLAG